The Fibrobacter sp. genome includes a window with the following:
- a CDS encoding amidophosphoribosyltransferase — translation MGGFCGVVSKEDCVSDLFFGTDYHSHLGTHRGGMAVLKSNGTFHRSIHNIQNTPFRSKFEHDLATFSGNMGIGVISDTDPQPLVMTSKLGTFAIVTVGLITNIEEIKNELFKNNCMQLQYSTTSGMVGPTEVVSALIATQDSIVDGLKYVHEKVKGSCSILLMDEKGKFYASRDRWGRTPIVLGKKDGAMIALQESCALQNLGYEHVRDLGPGEVVELTPDGDTTLVKPGDKMAICSFLWVYYGYPASCYEGRNVEMTRYRCGSALAKRTPTEADAACGIPDSGTSHALGYAHEAGIKFARPFVKYTPTWARSFMPQDQKQRERVASMKLIPIPGLIKDRRLVFCDDSIVRGTQLGKQAQKLYSLGCKETHMRIACPPLVFPCKFINFSRSKNEYDLITRRYIRDQEGENPDLEKYTDPDSDAYKGMVEYIRQKLNLTTLAFQRIDDLIHAIGLPAEQLCTFCWTGKDYAETGDCYHCPCEGGECACHSKKDKE, via the coding sequence ATGGGTGGCTTTTGCGGAGTGGTTTCTAAAGAAGATTGCGTCAGCGACCTCTTTTTCGGGACCGACTACCATTCACATCTCGGAACGCATCGCGGCGGCATGGCGGTGCTGAAATCCAACGGAACTTTCCACCGCTCCATCCACAACATCCAGAACACTCCCTTCCGCAGCAAGTTCGAGCACGACCTGGCCACCTTCTCGGGCAACATGGGCATTGGCGTTATTTCGGATACAGACCCGCAGCCGCTGGTCATGACCTCCAAGCTCGGTACGTTCGCCATCGTGACAGTGGGCTTGATTACGAATATCGAAGAAATCAAGAACGAGCTTTTCAAGAACAACTGCATGCAGCTCCAGTATTCCACCACCAGTGGAATGGTGGGGCCCACCGAGGTGGTGTCCGCCCTCATTGCTACTCAGGATTCCATCGTCGATGGCCTCAAGTATGTCCACGAAAAAGTCAAGGGCAGCTGCTCCATTCTTTTGATGGACGAAAAAGGCAAGTTCTACGCCAGCCGCGACAGATGGGGCCGCACGCCTATCGTGCTGGGCAAAAAAGACGGCGCCATGATTGCCCTGCAAGAGAGCTGCGCCCTCCAGAACTTGGGCTACGAGCACGTCCGCGACCTGGGCCCGGGCGAAGTCGTGGAACTCACTCCCGATGGCGACACCACGCTGGTCAAGCCCGGCGACAAGATGGCCATCTGCTCTTTCCTCTGGGTCTATTACGGTTACCCTGCCTCCTGCTACGAAGGGCGCAACGTGGAAATGACCCGCTACCGCTGCGGTTCCGCCCTTGCAAAGCGCACTCCCACCGAAGCCGACGCCGCCTGCGGAATCCCCGACTCCGGAACCTCCCACGCCCTGGGCTACGCCCACGAGGCCGGCATCAAGTTCGCCCGCCCCTTCGTTAAGTACACGCCTACCTGGGCCCGCTCCTTCATGCCCCAAGACCAGAAACAGCGCGAGCGCGTGGCTTCCATGAAACTCATCCCCATTCCGGGGCTCATCAAGGACCGCCGCCTGGTGTTCTGCGACGACTCCATCGTCCGTGGCACCCAGCTCGGCAAGCAGGCCCAAAAGCTCTACTCCTTGGGCTGTAAAGAAACCCACATGCGTATCGCCTGCCCGCCTCTCGTGTTCCCCTGCAAGTTCATCAACTTCTCCCGCAGCAAGAACGAGTACGACCTGATTACCCGCCGCTATATTCGCGACCAGGAAGGCGAAAATCCGGACTTGGAAAAGTACACCGACCCCGATAGCGATGCCTACAAGGGCATGGTGGAATACATCCGCCAGAAGCTGAACCTCACGACCCTTGCGTTCCAGCGTATCGACGACCTGATACACGCCATCGGGCTCCCGGCCGAACAGCTCTGCACCTTCTGCTGGACCGGCAAGGACTACGCCGAAACCGGCGACTGCTACCACTGCCCCTGCGAAGGCGGCGAGTGCGCTTGCCACTCCAAGAAAGACAAGGAATAG